In the genome of Triticum urartu cultivar G1812 chromosome 5, Tu2.1, whole genome shotgun sequence, one region contains:
- the LOC125508183 gene encoding respiratory burst oxidase homolog protein B-like translates to MERNGNANAGPPLEENKGADGKSGSRRSTRFKEENEYVEVTLDVGADDAVAVQGVRAAGETPEAALLPRSGGLSSRLKAELRRIASAKRGGGDNAPASQPRLDRSMTGAARALRGLHFLNQSVVTRGSWPEVDKRFDRLAVDGLLLRSRFGQCIGMVGSEEFAAQMYDALARRRGIVAQVLTKDELREFWEQLSDPGFDAKLQTFFDMVDKNADGRITEEELKEVLTLTASANKLTKILERVDEYTALIMEELDPDQLGYIELATLESLLLLPPSQAPTSLVAHSSNISQLISQRLVPARDANPLRRGLTAARYFLEDNWKRVWVMSLWLSINAGLFAWKFYAYRRHPTFDVMGYCVCVAKGGAETTKFNMALILLPVCRNTLTWLRSRTSLGAAVPFNDNINFHKVVAGGVAVGVALHGVTHLTCDFPRLLHASDEAYEPMKRYFGQTRVPDYWWFVRGVEGVTGVVMVVLMAVAYTLAHPRFRRSKLGAGNPLKRLSGFNMFWYSHHLFVVVYVALVVHGVCLYINRTWYKQTTWMYLAVPVLLYAGERLLRALRSHGLTTVRIEKVAVYPGNVIAIHMSKPHGFRYRSGQYIYVNCGEVSPFEWHPFTITSAPGDDYLSMHIRCRGDWTSRFRAIFSQICRPPSAGQSGLLRADFTSMVEHNANAKFPRLLIDGPYGAPAQDYRKYDVLLLIGLGIGATPLISIVKDVLNNVHRQGQEQEGDEGFMTKRVYFYWCTREEGSFEWFRGVMNEVAERDAAGEESVVELHNHCTSVYEEGDARSAMVVMLQALHHAKSGVDVVSGTRVRTHFARPCWRDVFKRVACDHQGQRVGVFYCGDQKLTPELRRLSQDFSHRTTTKFVFHKENF, encoded by the exons ATGGAGAGGAACGGCAATGCCAATGCCGGGCCACCGCTGGAAGAGAACAAGGGCGCGGACGGCAAGAGCGGGAGCCGACGGAGCACGCGGTTCAAGGAGGAGAACGAGTACGTGGAGGTCACGCTCGACGTCGGGGCCGACGACGCCGTGGCCGTCCAGGGCGTCAGGGCCGCCGGCGAGACCCCCGAGGCGGCGCTGCTGCCCCGGAGCGGCGGCCTGTCCTCGAGGCTCAAGGCCGAGCTGAGGCGCATCGCGTCGGCCAAGCGTGGGGGTGGCGACAACGCGCCGGCGAGCCAGCCCCGGCTGGACCGGAGCATGACCGGCGCCGCGCGCGCGCTCAGGGGCCTCCACTTCCTCAACCAGAGCGTGGTCACGCGGGGCAGCTGGCCCGAGGTGGACAAGCGGTTCGACCGCCTCGCCGTCGACGGCCTGCTCCTCCGCTCACGCTTCGGCCAGTGCATTG GGATGGTTGGATCGGAGGAATTCGCGGCGCAGATGTACGACGCGCTTGCACGGCGAAGGGGGATCGTTGCTCAGGTGCTGACCAAGGATGAGCTGAGGGAGTTCTGGGAGCAGCTATccgacccaggctttgatgccaAGCTGCAGACTTTCTTTGACAT GGTTGACAAGAACGCAGACGGTCGGATCACCGAAGAGGAGCTCAAAGAG GTCCTCACTCTGACGGCCTCTGCAAACAAGCTCACCAAGATCCTGGAGCGCGTCGACGAGTACACGGCGTTGATCATGGAGGAGCTCGACCCCGACCAGCTCGGCTACATCGAG CTTGCGACACTGGAGTCCCTGCTGCTGCTGCCCCCTTCCCAGGCGCCGACGAGCCTGGTGGCGCACAGCTCCAACATCAGCCAGCTGATCAGCCAGAGGCTGGTGCCGGCGCGGGACGCGAACCCGCTCCGGCGGGGCCTCACGGCGGCGCGCTACTTCCTGGAGGACAACTGGAAGCGCGTGTGGGTGATGTCGCTGTGGCTGTCCatcaacgccggcctcttcgcctggAAGTTCTACGCGTACCGCCGCCACCCGACGTTCGACGTGATGGGCTACTGCGTGTGCGTGGCCAAGGGCGGCGCCGAGACCACCAAGTTCAACATGGCCCTCATCCTCCTCCCCGTCTGCCGCAACACCCTCACCTGGCTCCGCTCCCGGACCAGCCTCGGCGCCGCCGTGCCCTTCAACGACAACATCAACTTCCACAAGGTGGTGGCCGGGGGCGTGGCCGTCGGCGTGGCGCTGCACGGGGTGACCCACCTGACTTGCGACTTCCCGCGCCTGCTCCACGCCAGCGACGAGGCCTACGAGCCGATGAAGCGCTACTTTGGGCAGACGAGGGTCCCGGACTACTGGTGGTTCGTGAGGGGCGTGGAGGGCGTCACCGGCGTCGTCATGGTGGTGCTCATGGCCGTCGCCTAcacgctggcgcacccgcggttCCGCCGGAGCAAGCTCGGCGCCGGGAACCCGCTCAAGAGGCTCAGCGGCTTCAACATGTTCTGGTACTCCCACCACCTCTTCGTCGTCGTCTACGTCGCCTTGGTCGTCCACGGCGTCTGCCTCTACATCAACCGGACATGGTACAAGCAGACG ACATGGATGTACCTTGCCGTCCCCGTGCTGCTGTACGCCGGCGAGCGGCTTCTTCGGGCGCTGAGGTCGCACGGACTCACCACGGTGAGGATCGAGAAGGTGGCGGTGTATCCTGGGAATGTGATAGCCATCCACATGAGTAAGCCCCACGGCTTCAGGTACAGGAGCGGCCAGTACATCTACGTCAACTGCGGCGAGGTCTCGCCGTTCGAGTG GCACCCATTCACCATCACCTCGGCTCCCGGCGACGACTACCTCAGCATGCACATCCGGTGCCGGGGCGACTGGACGAGCAGATTCAGAGCCATCTTCTCCCAG ATATGCAGGCCACCGTCGGCAGGGCAGAGCGGTCTCCTGAGAGCCGACTTCACGTCCATGGTGGAGCACAACGCCAACGCCAA GTTCCCGCGGCTGCTGATCGACGGGCCCTACGGCGCGCCGGCGCAGGACTACCGCAAGTACGATGTGCTCCTCCTCATCGGCCTCGGCATCGGCGCCACGCCGCTCATCAGCATCGTCAAGGACGTGCTCAACAACGTCCACCGGCAGGGTCAGGAGCAGGAGGGCGACGAGGGGTTCATGACGAAGCGGGTCTACTTCTACTGGTGCACGCGGGAGGAGGGCTCCTTCGAGTGGTTCCGCGGCGTGATGAACGAGGTGGCGGAGCGCGACGCCGCCGGCGAGGAGTCCGTGGTGGAGCTGCACAACCACTGCACCAGCGTGTACGAGGAAGGCGACGCGCGGTCGGCCATGGTGGTGATGCTGCAGGCGCTCCACCACGCCAAGAGCGGCGTGGACGTGGTGTCCGGGACCCGCGTGCGCACGCACTTCGCCAGGCCCTGCTGGCGCGACGTCTTCAAGCGCGTCGCCTGCGACCACCAGGGGCAGCGCGTCGGGGTCTTCTACTGCGGCGACCAGAAGCTCACGCCGGAGCTCAGGCGGCTGTCCCAGGACTTCTCGCACCGGACCACCACCAAGTTCGTCTTCCACAAGGAGAACTTCTGA
- the LOC125508182 gene encoding GPI ethanolamine phosphate transferase 3 yields MAAPASRRRGSSWGRSWPLLFVAILALHSLAIYLFTRGFLLTRTELDLHSHRDDRTGVSPGCSSWPQPAVDHLVIVVLDALRFDFVAPSTFFEEKQPWMDKLQVLQKLAADEKNSARIFKALADPPTTSLQRLKALTTGGLPTFIDVGNSFGAPAIVEDNIMHQLVKNGKRVVMMGDDTWTQLYPEHFNKSFPYPSFNVKDLDTVDNGVIEHLLPSLHENDWDVLIAHFLGVDHAGHIFGVDSAPMIQKLEQYNQILEDVINTLKSLSTPGGPHENTLLLVMGDHGQTLNGDHGGGTAEEVETSLFAWSPKTPPDAVLSVLGENSCNFDLHGKEVCVSTMQQLDFAVTVSALLGIPFPFGSIGRVNPELYALSAGTWDNQRTGINACTPQDDLEAWKMRYAEALCVNSWQVKRYIDQYSGSSIIGFSAEYLHHVEELYSKAQANWSEVLKSTCPSETAKGEEFKESASSSLQLQIDAYSSFLESFAKLARSAWTEFDLWLMGTGLLLMILSVITQAYILVRLNALCQPSAQECASSRIIPKLSFAFTLVTIRAASLLSNSYILAEGRVTNFLLATSCIAGVWSSATKGNFTIEEFIFLLLNIFARFGIELGMSKQVAGPTATKDHPVSIICDIFGSSFCNVSMDIFPIISLAMVTCIVLKLITCAVHQRFLKYFIMSGTILSYAFIANYWASESTLLSHTKAVQEIGRSLAPRFVYAIGGLSLVISVLWRLFAPVGSLKFNKRITSLSAAMLCSWSPTILMLLGRQGAFVALICITGAWCIIMLQQKYQKDSKLDTTGSCVANPVSVTQWSLLAVCLFYLTGHWCTFDGLRYGAAFIGFDNFHIIRQGFLLSIDTFGVSHILPVLSLPFIAVHCYNTASKKSKVKDVTINILIQVHLMYGLITAITTAVTIVCVTIQRRHLMVWGLFAPKYVFDAIGLLLTDLLICLASLYYS; encoded by the exons ATGGCGGCGCCGGCGAGCCGCCGCCGCGGGTCCTCCTGGGGCCGCTCGTGGCCGCTGCTCTTCGTCGCCATCCTCGCCCTCCACTCGCTGGCCATCTACCTCTTCACGCGCGGCTTCCTCCTCACCCGCACCGAGCTCGACCTCCACAGCCACCGGGACGACCGCACCGGCGTCTCCCCCGGGTGCTCTTCGTGGCCCCAGCCAGCCGTAGACCACCTCGTCATCGTCGTCCTCGACGCCCTCAG GTTCGATTTCGTGGCACCGAGTACATTCTTTGAAG AGAAGCAGCCATGGATGGACAAGTTGCAGGTCCTGCAGAAGCTGGCTGCTGATGAGAAGAACTCTGCTAGGATCTTCAAAGCTCTGGCTGACCCACCGACCACCAGCCTTCAACGTCTTAAG GCTCTCACGACGGGTGGTCTCCCTACCTTTATTGATGTCGGCAATAGCTTTGGAGCTCCAGCAATAGTGGAAGACAATATAATGCATCAG CTTGTCAAAAATGGAAAGAGGGTGGTCATGATGGGAGATGATACATGGACACAGTTATACCCAGAGCACTTCAACAAGTCATTTCCATACCCTTCTTTTAATGTTAAAGATCTCGACACG GTAGACAATGGTGTTATTGAACACTTGCTTCCTTCACTGCATGAAAATGATTGGGACGTTCTTATTGCACATTTCCTTGGTGTG GACCATGCAGGGCATATATTCGGTGTCGACTCTGCCCCGATGATCCAGAAGTTGGAGCAATACAATCAAATCCTAGAG GATGTGATTAACACATTGAAAAGCCTATCAACACCTGGTGGTCCCCATGAAAATACTTTACTCCTTGTAATGGGAGATCATGGCCAAACCCTAAATGGTGACCATGGAGGAGGAACTGCTGAAGAG GTTGAAACATCTCTGTTTGCATGGAGTCCAAAGACACCACCCGATGCTGTCTTATCTGTTCTTGGTGAAAATTCATGCAATTTTGATCTG CATGGGAAAGAAGTGTGCGTCAGCACTATGCAGCAG CTTGATTTTGCAGTAACTGTATCAGCACTACTCGGTATACCTTTTCCTTTTGGAAG CATTGGACGTGTAAACCCAGAATTGTATGCTTTGAGCGCTGGGACATGGGATAATCAAAGGACGGGTATCAATGCATGCACGCCACAGGATGACCTAGAAGCGTGGAAAATGAGATATGCAGAAGCCCTTTGTGTAAATAGTTGGCAG GTAAAGAGATACATTGATCAATATTCTGGTAGTTCTATCATTGGATTTTCAGCTGAATACCTGCACCATGTTGAGGAGCTGTATTCAAAAGCTCAGGCGAACTGGTCAGAGGTTTTGAAGTCTACATGCCCATCGGAAACAGCTAAGGGAGAAGAATTTAAGGAGAGCGCAAGTTCTTCTCTGCAGTTGCAAATTGATGCATACTCTAGCTTCTTGGAAAGCTTTGCAAAGCTTGCTCGCTCTGCTTGGACGGAGTTTGATTTATGGTTGATGGGCACTGGTCTTTTACTTATGATACTGTCAGTTATCACTCAGGCATACATACTTGTGAGGCTGAATGCTTTATGTCAACCATCAGCTCAGGAATGTGCTAGTTCAAGGATCATCCCCAAATTATCCTTTGCTTTTACATTGGTCACGATTCGAGCAGCGAGTTTACTATCCAACAGTTATATAT TGGCAGAAGGTAGAGTTACAAACTTTCTTTTGGCCACGAGTTGCATTGCCGGTGTGTGGAGCTCGGCCACAAAAGGGAACTTCACCATAGAA GAGTTTATTTTCCTTCTTCTAAATATCTTTGCACGATTTGGAATTGAGCTtgggatgtcaaaacaagttgcTGGGCCAACTGCTACAAAAGACCACCCAGTGAGCATCATTTGTGACATTTTCGGTTCCAGTTTTTGCAATGTCTCCATGGATATATTCCCCATCATATCTCTTGCCATGGTGACCTGTATTGTATTAAAGCTCATCACCTGTGCGGTCCATCAGAGGTTCTTGAAGTACTTTATTATGTCTGGAACCATCTTGAGCTATGCATTTATAGCAAATTATTGGGCTTCTGAAAGTACTTTACTGTCTCATACTAAAGCTGTTCAAGAAATTGGAAGAAGTTTGGCTCCTCGCTTTGTTTATGCCATTGGAGGTTTGTCATTGGTAATATCTGTACTTTGGCGATTGTTTGCCCCAGTTGGTTCTTTGAAGTTCAACAAAAGGATAACTAGTTTATCAGCTGCCATGCTGTGTTCATGGAGCCCAACTATCTTGATGTTGTTGGGAAGGCAGGGTGCTTTTGTAGCGTTAATTTGCATCACTGGAG CTTGGTGCATAATAATGTTACAGCAGAAATACCAGAAAGACTCGAAACTTGACACAACAGGGAGTTGTGTTGCTAACCCTGTATCAGTAACACAATGGAGCCTTCTTGCAGTTTGTCTATTCTATCTGACTGGTCACTG GTGTACCTTTGATGGCCTCCGCTATGGTGCTGCATTTATTGG GTTTGACAATTTCCATATCATTCGTCAAGGGTTTCTTCTTTCCATTGATACCTTTGGTGTTTCTCACATCCTACCAGTTCTTAGTCTTCCATTTATTGCCGTCCACTGTTATAATACTGCATCGAAGAAAAGCAAGGTGAAGGATGTCACCATCAATATTCTAATACAG GTCCATTTGATGTATGGTTTAATTACAGCTATCACTACGGCAGTTACAATCGTATGTGTCACGATCCAAAGGCGTCACTTGATG GTGTGGGGTTTGTTTGCACCGAAATATGTATTTGACGCGATTGGGCTTCTCCTAACAGACTTGCTAATTTGTCTTGCTTCTTTGTACTACAGCTGA